The Mucilaginibacter sp. PAMB04168 genome contains the following window.
CGGAGGAGCCTGTTTATGGATCAGTTATACGCGGCGGATTTATCCGCCTGCGCTCAAACTGTTTGGTGTTGATCCGGACCGGGTGATCTTTATCGATGTGCCTTTGCAGAAAGATGTGCTTTGGGTGACCGAGGAGGCCTTGAAATGCGAGGGTGTTGCCACCGTGATCTGTGAGAGCAAAGACCTAAGCTTTACGGAATCACAGCGTTTGCAACTGGCGGTAGAGAAAAGTCATGTGACCGGGTTTGTGCTACGAAAGGATGTTAAAAAAGTGAACACGACCGCCTGCGTAACACGCTGGCAGATCAGCCCGGTGCGCAGCCAGCTCAGATCCGGCATGCCCGGTGTCGGCCATCCGCGCTGGCAGGTTGAATTGCTTAAAGTCAGGAACGGCAAACCCGGGAACTGGATCATTGAGTGGAAAAAGCTTAGTTTCCGAACTGTCATTATACCTGAACTAACCGAAGCATCCCGCCGTTATGCCTAAGCGTTTTGCATCCATATGGTTCCGCCGTTTGCTCACAGACCAGAAGGCAATCCGCCAGCCTGAACTGAAAGGGAAAGCGTACGTCTTTGCCGAACCGGATCACGGAAGGATGCTCATCACCGCATTAACAGATGAAGCCCGCAAATACGGGGTTACCGAAGGCATGACCGTTGCGGACGCAAGGGTGATTGCGCCAGACCTGCTGGTCTTCGAAGGAAAACCGGGACGGAATCTAAAGTTGCTGACCGGCCTTGCGGAATGGTGCCTGCGCTATACACCGCTCGTCCAGCTTGATCCTCCTGACGGCTTACTGCTAGATGTGACAGGCTGTACCCATTTGAAAGGAGGCGAAAAAGCCTATTTACAGGAGATCGTATCGCGGTTAAAAACGGCAGGTTACGACATTCGGCCGGCTATTGCGGATACTATAGGTGCGGCCTGGGGCGTCGCCCGCTGTGCGACCTCCGGTCTCATCGTTGGGGAAGGTGCACATCGGAATGCGCTAATGCCTTTGCCGCCTTATGCGCTCCGGTTGCCCGCTGACCTGCTGATCAAGTTACGCAACTTGGGGCTGCACCAGATCAGCAGTTTCATCTATATGCCTGATTCCATACTGCGGCGGCGCTTCGGAAAGAATATGATATTACGTTTACATCAGGCACTCGGTCAGGAAACGGAACATTTGTTCCCGCTCAAAGAACCTGTTCCCTATACAGAACAGCTTCCTTGCCTCGAACCCATCAAAACAAGACCGGCGATCGAGATTGCCCTGAATGATTTGCTCGAAAGATTATGTAAGCGCCTTTACGGTGAGGGCCTGGGGCTTCGGTCCGCTATGTTGACCTGGTACCGGATTGACGGAAAGAACGGGAATATTAAAATCGGGACCAATCATGCCAGTAACCGCGTCCAGCACCTGTTCAAATTATTTTCTATCAAGCTGGATACGATCGCCCCGGGGATGGGTATTGAAATGTTTATTTTGGATGCGCTTAAAACCGAGTCCGTCAGCGACAGGCAAAGTGAGATCTGGTCTTCGAAGGGCGGAGCGGACAGTGAAGAAGTGGCTGAACTACTCGACCGGGTTGCCGGACGGATTGGCAGTGCATCTATCCAGCGGTATCTGCCCGGTGAACATTACTGGCCGGAACGCACACCGAAACCTGATCCGGATATTGAAAAAGCGCCGGAAAGCGAATGGCGCACGGATAAACCGCGCCCTATTCAAATACTCGATCATCCCGAACCGATCACCGCCATGGCGCTGACTCCTGATTATCCGCCCAAACTCTTTATCTGGAAAGGTGAGCAGCATGTTATCGTCGGTGCGGATGGACCTGAGCGTATCGAACGAGAATGGTGGATAGAGCCGGGTGAACATCGCGATTACTACATTGCTGAAGATGAAGCCGGACGCCGTTACTGGCTTTTCCGTTCCGGCCATTACGATGCGGAAAATAACCAGCACTGGTATTTACATGGCTTTTTCGCATGAGTTACGTCGAGTTACAGCTGACCAGCAATTTCAGCTTCCGGCGGGGCGGCAGCCATCCGGAGGAACTCGTCGACCAAGCGGCCGACCTGGGCTATACGGCCATTGGCATTACCGACCGCAATACTTTTGCCGGTGTGGTCCGTGCATATCAGGTGGCTAAAGACCGTAACATCAGGTTAATCCCCGGGGTACGCCTGGACCTGCTCGACGGTCCCAGCTTATTAGCCTATCCGACTGACAAGGAAGCCTACGGCCGGCTTTCTGCCTTATTGACGCTCGGTAATCTTCGTGCTGAAAAGG
Protein-coding sequences here:
- a CDS encoding Error-prone repair protein ImuA yields the protein MKATKEEIVSKLRQDMLRWEGFRPPKPGANNDLGLGPVAASFPDGVFPTGAIHEFISCRPEDTAATGGFIAGLVQKLLLSGGACLWISYTRRIYPPALKLFGVDPDRVIFIDVPLQKDVLWVTEEALKCEGVATVICESKDLSFTESQRLQLAVEKSHVTGFVLRKDVKKVNTTACVTRWQISPVRSQLRSGMPGVGHPRWQVELLKVRNGKPGNWIIEWKKLSFRTVIIPELTEASRRYA
- a CDS encoding DNA polymerase Y family protein, producing the protein MPKRFASIWFRRLLTDQKAIRQPELKGKAYVFAEPDHGRMLITALTDEARKYGVTEGMTVADARVIAPDLLVFEGKPGRNLKLLTGLAEWCLRYTPLVQLDPPDGLLLDVTGCTHLKGGEKAYLQEIVSRLKTAGYDIRPAIADTIGAAWGVARCATSGLIVGEGAHRNALMPLPPYALRLPADLLIKLRNLGLHQISSFIYMPDSILRRRFGKNMILRLHQALGQETEHLFPLKEPVPYTEQLPCLEPIKTRPAIEIALNDLLERLCKRLYGEGLGLRSAMLTWYRIDGKNGNIKIGTNHASNRVQHLFKLFSIKLDTIAPGMGIEMFILDALKTESVSDRQSEIWSSKGGADSEEVAELLDRVAGRIGSASIQRYLPGEHYWPERTPKPDPDIEKAPESEWRTDKPRPIQILDHPEPITAMALTPDYPPKLFIWKGEQHVIVGADGPERIEREWWIEPGEHRDYYIAEDEAGRRYWLFRSGHYDAENNQHWYLHGFFA